AAAACGAAGCAGGCCGACAGGTTGCCCTGGCGGTGGAAGATTCGTACAAAAGACTGCTGGGGCCATCCCTTGAAAATGACCTGCGCAACGCCTTGAAAGAGCGTGCCGACGGCGAAGCCATCCGGGTCTTTGCCGAGAATCTGCGCGGCCTCCTGCTGGCGCCCCCCATGGGCCAGAAAAGAGTCATGGCCCTGGATCCGGGATTTCGCACCGGCGCCAAACTGGTCTGCCTGGATGCCCAGGGCAAATTGCTGCATTTCACCACCATCTACCCCACACTTTCCGCTCAGAAGATCATTGATGCCGACAGAATAGTGAGAGAGCTCTGTAACAAATACAGGATCGAGGCCATTGCCATCGGCAACGGCACGGCAGGCCGTGAAACCGAAACCTTTGTGCGCGCCCTGCAATTGCCAGGGGATATAATGATAACCATGGTGGATGAAAGCGGTGCATCCATCTATTCCGCTTCAGAAACCGCCAGGGCGGAATTCCCGGATCATGACCTGACGGTGCGCGGCGCAGTCTCCATCGGCCGTCGCCTGCAGGACCCGCTGGCCGAACTGGTGAAACTCGACCCCAAGGCCATTGGCGTCGGCCAATACCAGCACGATGTCAATCAGGCGGCGCTGAAAAAAGGTCTTGAAGATGTAGTGGAAAGTTGCGTCAACAGTGTGGGAGTGGAAGTCAATACCGCGAGCCTGGAGCTGCTCACCTATGTTTCCAGCCTGGGACCGGTCCTTGCCGGAAACATCATTGCCTACAGAAATGAAAACGGCCCCTTTGACAGCAGACGGCAATTGCTGAAGGTGCCGCGGCTCGGTGCCAAGGCCTTTGAACAATGCGCCGGATTCTTGCGGATTCAAGGGGCGAAAAACCCCCTTGACTGCAGCGCCGTGCATCCCGAGCAGTACCCCATAGTCGAACAGATGGCCAGGGATACCGGCTGTATGGTTATGGATCTGATCAAAGACGAGGATATCAGAAAACAGATAGATATGAATCGTTACGTCTCGGAGTCAATAGGCCTGCCGACCTTGTCCGACATCATGGCCGAACTTGCCAAACCGGGACGCGACCCCCGGGAGGTATTTGCGGTCTTTGCCTTTGCCAAAGGGATCAACGCCGTGGAAGATCTGCATCCGGGGATGAAACTGCCGGGGATAGTCACCAATGTCACGAAATTCGGGGCCTTTGTCGATATCGGCGTTCACCAGGACGGCCTGATCCACATCAGTCAACTGGCGGACCGCTTTATCAAGGATCCGTCCGAAGTGGTCAAGGTTCGCCAGCAGGTCATGGTCCGGGTGCTTGAAATCGATCTGCCGCGAAAACGCATAGCGCTTTCATTGAGGGATATGTAAACGGGTTGAATAGAGCAGGGGATTTCCACAACCTGGGGCTCGGACATTGCCCGAGGCGATCAGGGCTAAAAATCCTTGGATGCCTTCTTGGTTGCTTTCTTGGTTTTTTTGGCAGCCTTCTTTTCTTTTGGCGACATGGCTGGTTTTTTCTTTTCCGCCTTAACTGCTTTATGTTCTTTACTCATACTTTTAGCTCCTGATAATTAATTGATAATCTTCAGACCAACCATTGAGTGCCCCTTTATCCAACAAGAGAAATGCCAAGGCTGGCGAAGAAAGAAAAGATAGCTTATCATTCCATGCATTAGGTGATCTGCTCCGAACTGATTTACAGAATATCATGAAAAAGAGTGAAATGGAATAATTAATGAATACCCTCCCGCTCCTGATCATAGCCGCAGTAATAACCGGTTCGCTGTTCATCGCAGTCTCGCTGATTCTCCACCTGAAGGCCTCACGGCATATCCCCCACGAACTCTTTTCCAAATGGCGCCTGATGTCCGGGCTGATGTCATTTTTCCTCACCGGCTACCTGCTGTTCCTTATCATCCAGATACTACAGATTAAATTTCCCCTGGAAATTCTCACCTCCAGTGTGTTTCTGGGCGGCGGCCTTTTTGTTCTGGTGATCACCAGGATTACCCTGCGGGCCCTGGAACAGGTTGCAGCCCATGAGCGGGAACTCGAGGGAATCAACAAGGAACTCACACAAACCAATCTCGAACTGGTCCAGGCCTACGACTCAACCATTGCCGGCTGGGGCCACGCCCTGGACCTCAGAGACCGGGAAACTGAGGGGCACAGCCAGCGAGTCGCCTCGCTGACCGGAAAAATTGCCAGAGAAATCGGCATGACTGAAGCAAACCTCGTTCACCTGAACCGGGGCGCCCTGCTTCATGATATAGGCAAAATGGCGATATCCGACAAGGTGCTGTTGAAAAAAGGTGAACTGACTGCGGAGGAACGGCAAATAATGCAGCAACACCCGCTGCACGCCTTCAAGATGCTGTCATCCATAGAATACCTGCAGCCGGCCCTTGATATCCCTTACAGTCACCATGAACGCTGGGACGGCTCAGGATATCCACAGGGACTCAAAGGAAAGGAAATCCCTCTGGGGGCAAGGATCTTTGCCGTTGCCGACACATGGGACGCATTGACCAGCGAACGTCGCTATCACGAAGCATGGCCAATTGAAAAGGCATGCGCGCATATCAAGTCACGCGCCGGTAGCCACTTTGATCCCGAAGTGGTGGAGGTCTTTCTGAAACTGGTCTGCAGCAGTGAGGAATGAAACCTCGACCAGATAGTGCTTACAACCGTCTGCGCCCCGCCCTCATCGTCTGGCAAGCCTGATACCCTTGTCATCCATGGTGATAAGCCTTCTTTTGTAGAGGGCGCCTATGGCCTTTTTAAAGGTCTTCTTGCTGATTCCGAACAGGGCATAGATCTCTTCCGGCGGGGTTTTATCAGTAACCGCAATCCTGCCGCCATGGTCTTTCAAGGTGGCGAGAATGCCTTTCGAAACATCATCAATCTTTTTGTAGCCTGATGGTTGCAGACTCAAGTCAATTTTGAGGTCTTCACGAACTTTTTTTATATACCCCCGAATCTCCTGGCCGATGGAGAGCTTCTGGAACACCTCGTTTTTATAGACCATGCCGAGATGCGCATGGTCGACAATGGCGGTATATCCCAGATCTGACTGGCCATAGATCAAAAGATCCACCTCCTGACCCTCTTCATATTCCGGGGGCTGCAGATCAAGAAATTTATCCAGCTTTGATGATGCGGCGATGCGGTTGGTTTTTTCATCGAGAAAGACATATACCACGTAGGACTTGCCTTCCTCCATTCTGGTCTGCTGCTCTCTCTTTGGCACCAGCAGATCTTTCTGCATCCCCCAGTCCAGGTACGCACCAGATGGAGACTGCGCCTTCACCCGCAATTTGGCAAACCGGCCGACAGTTGCATAGGGTTTCTGGGTGGTTGCCAGGAGACGATCTTCCGCATCTTTATAAACAAAAACCTCAACTTCGTCTCCAGGCTCGCCCCCCCTGGGGATATCCCTTTTCGCCAGGAGAATATCCCCTTCCTCACCACCGTCAAGATGGGCGCCAAAATCCAACATTCTTTTTATCGTGAGCTTATTTATCCTGCCGATCTCTGCCATTTTCTTTCCTTTCAAGCGTTACGCAATAAGTGTCCTGACCCGATTCCATGGTAACTATTTTCAAACTTCTGTCAATCATCCACAGCTTCCGGTGCTGATATTTTTTTAACCCGGCCGACGGCACCGCTTTCCAGGCGGACCTTAATGCCATGAGGATGGGTCGGGGATTTTGTCAGGATATCCTTGACAATTCCCCGGGTGAGCTTTCCTGTGCGCTGATCCTCCTTCAGGACTATGTAAACCGCAGCTCCCGTCTTGATATCCGCCCGCTTTGTGCCATCCATTCCCGTCACCCGCCATTGCCCTTAACAATCAGGTCCAGCTGGTCTGCCAGATCATTCATCTCGGTCTGCCAGTAATGCCTTGAACCGAAATCCGCAGCCACCCTGGTTTCACCGTCCTCGGCAAACTGATGGGCGCACCATGCCGTGTAATGGATAAAGCGCATGGCCCTGAGCGGCTCGATGAGACGCAGGCTGCCGTAATCAAAATCCCTGAACATCTCGTAGCCTTCCAGAAATGCGCCGAGTTCCCTTCGTGATTCCTGCTGATGGCCGGGGAGCAGCATCCAGAAATCCTGCACCGGCGGCCCCACCACCATATCGTCAAAGTCGATGATAAAAAAGGATTCGTCCGGCCGGTAGATGAGATTGGAGAAATGGCAGTCGCCGTGAATACGGATCATCCCGGTTTTATCAAACAGGGGACTGATTTCATTGATAAGGGTGTCAGTGAGGTCTCTGAAGCCGCCCAGCATATCGGCAGGAATGAAGCTGCCTGCGAGGATATAGTCGACCTGCTGCCGGGTTGACCTGTCCGGCGCCATGGTGAGCCGGTCTTTGGGCAGATGCATGGCGCCGACATTATGGGTACGGCCCAGCAGATGCCCCAGTTCCATCCACTGGTCATCATTATATTCATCAAAGCTGCGGCCGCCGGTCTTGGGAAACACCGTGAAATATATGTTTTCATACCTGCCCAGAGTTCCGCCGCCCAGGAGCATGATGGGCGCGATAACCGGAATCTCCTGGCCGGCAAGCTCAAGAAGGAAATCATGCTCATCCTGCAGGGCGTCCTTCGACCAGCGGCCGGGCCGGTAAAACTTGGCAACCAGACCCTTGCCGTCCTCGGCCTGCAGTTCGTAGACCCGGTTGATATAGCTGTTCAAGGGCCGACAAAGATTGGTGCAGCGCCGCCCCAGGGCTTTCTCCACCAGGGTGATCACCCGGTCCGGGGTCAGGCGGTGAAATGCGGTCTGCTGTTTCGATTCTTCGAATATATTCATTTATTGTTCTTCCTTTGTTTTCAAGGATACTCTTAATGACATATCCACTTATATCTATTTTTACTTCAAAAAAAACTGGCAGGATGACTGAACCAGGGAGCTGGCCAGGCGTCACATGGAGGTTTTGCGGGCGATATACACCACATGTCGCCGGCCACCCCGGCCCGGGCGTTGCCGGTTAACCACGAACCTGGCACCTTGCAAACGTTTCTCAAAGGCCTTGTCCGGGTCTTCGGACCAAACCGCAAACACGCCGCCCGCTTTCAAGGCGGAGCTGCTCAGCTCCAGCGCCATATCGCCATACAGGTATTCTCCCCTGCCCCGGTCCCCTTCATAAGGTCCTTCGTAGAGATCGAGGATAATCGCATCAAAGCGATTTTTTTTGCCCTTCATGGCTGCAGAACGAATCACCGAGGCCACATCATCAATCACCACCCTGACCCGCGGGTCGTCAACGGCGCCGCCGGTAAGATGAGCAATGGGTCCCTGACACCATTTAACCATAATCGGGTTCAGCTCAGCTACCACCACCTCGGCATCCGCCGGGAGATTATCCAGGGCGGCCTTCAGGGTAAAACCCATACCCAGGCCACCCACCAGCACCCGGGGACTCTTTATATTCTTCAGGGGCTCACAGGCCAGCTCCGATAAAACTATCTCGGACATATTGGCCGAGGAATTCATCAGCACCCGGCTGTCAATGGTGATCAGAAAATCCTTCTCGCCCCGTTGCCTCAGATCAAGAAGCCCCTCATTGGTATCAATACTGTCAACGGTACGCCATGGTTGAGCCATTTACATTCCTCTTTGTTGGGGTCCGAACAGAAATGACTTCACATTTTCACATCCCTGCTCGGGTCAATCTTCCATCGGCTCTCAATCGCAAGATCCTCAACGTATCGCTGCTACGCCTGCGGTTTCGCTCAATCGAGCCAACGGAATCTTACCCCAATCCGGGCGCGAACTCTGCTAATTTATTTCTGAACTGACCCATGAAAAAGCAGCCAGGAGCTCTGAAAACTCGGCAAGGCGCTTGGTTCTTCTGAGTGTTCGCAACTGTTCTGAAAAACAGGGATCATTGACGTAGCCGAGAACGTCTTTCATTTTAGAGAGTATCTGCTGATCGCCACAGAATAATCCCTGGTAACGGACAAGGAGTTCCTGCAGATATTCCCGCAATTCTGACCCCCTCTTTTCCATTGACGAGGTGGCCGGATAATTACCTCGCAGCCTTTCAAAGAGCAGTGGGTCAGCTATGGCGCCGCGCCCCAGCATCAGGCCGGCAGCGCCGGTTTGACTTACCCGGTCTCCGTCAGCCGCGCTATATATGTCACCGTTGGCAATAACCGGCAACGAAGTTTTCCTGACCACGGCGGCGGTGACCGCGTGATCCGCGAGACCGCTGAAGCGTTGAACCACGGTGCGCGGGTGAACGATGAGGAAATCAATGCCGCAGTCTTCAAACATCGGGATCAGGGACAGCAACTGGGAAGGATCGTCATACCCGGAGCGTATTTTTACTGAAAAGCTGCCGGTTATGATTTTCCGCAGACTCTCCAGCATCAACGGCAGACCGGCAGGATATTTCAGCAGTGAACCGCCTGCGGTATTTTTTGTCATCCGGCCGTAGGGACAGCCAAGATTGATATTCAGGTGCTGTGCACCAAGTTCCTGGACGGTTTCGGCCGCAGCAACCAGATAATCGATGTTACTGCCGATGAGCTGCACCACCAGCGGCGTTGTCTGGCAATCATCGGCAATTTCCCGACGATCGGTGCTGGAGATGCATTTCCGGTTGCTCGACTGAACCCGGACATATTCAGTAAAAACCACATCAGGCCGGACGCGGTTAATAAACACCGCCCGTAACGCCCGGTTGGTCAAACCCTGCATCGGGGCGAGCATCAGTGGCCGGCTCTCCGGCTTCCACGGCAGTTTCACGCTGTAACGTCCTTGCTGATTTTTTCAGATGACAGTAAATTCATGGTAATGCGTCGCCATCATAGCTGAAATAAAGGTATCCGAAAATAGTATTCTTCAGGCTTTGCATTGGGGAAAGATAAACGCCGACTTCGAAAGATAATTCCCCAAGGATACGTTAGAACATGGCTTGTTCCTGCATTTTTAATGCTACCTTTCCCGACTTTCAACTGATTTGGACCGCCTCCAGGAGGATGATTGCAACATATGCGCAAAATAGCTTTCGGATACTCAACCAGATGCAATATTAAATGCGAGCACTGCGTGGCCACTGAAGATCTTCCTGCCGCGACAAAGATGGATCATGACACGGCAAAAGAGATCATTGTCGAGATGGCCCGGGCAGGTGTTGGGGCTTTGAGCTTTTCCGCTGGAGAACCGTTCCTGGATTTCACTGAAATCACCCAACTGGTCAAGCTCTGCAGTGAGCTGGGGATATACACGAGAATTGTCACCAACAGCTTCTGGGCAAAGACCGCTGAAACTGCCGACCAACATATTACCGAACTGAAGGAAAATGGCCTGTGCCAGTTACGCCTGAGTTACTCCCGGTGGCACCAGAAAAATATCAGCCGGGACAATGTCTTACATGCGGCCGGCAGCTGCCGGAAGCTCGGCCTGGATTATTTTATTTCATTTGTTACTGATTTTTCACCGGAAGATGATGCCCATGAGCAGTTTCTGCGTGAGCATAATCTCACCTTCTTCCCCGAACCGGTGATCTATGCAGGCCGGGCGGGTTCTTTCAAACGGCGGAACATTCGCACCGATTACCAGGCAAACTGCTGCACGATGAATCCCTACCTCACTCCGAATCTCGACATGTACGCCTGCTGCGATGCAGGAAGCCATTTTCCGGAAACCAACTTCTTCTACCTTGGCAACCTCAGCGGCAATACCATTGAACAGCTTTTCCCGAAAACTGAAACCGACCGGTTGCACAACCTGATCAGAACCATGGGAATCACCAGTATCGCCTCCTATGCCGGTATCAAGGCCCGTGAGATCATTACCTATAGTAAATGTGAACTGTGCCGGAAGCTGTTCAACTCCCCGGAAATGGTAAGCAGGTTGCGGGCTGAAGTCTCAAAACTGGAAGCCTGGAGCCGATAACCCTCATTCTTTCTGCCCTGCTTTTTCCATATAATATGCATAGCCGCCTTCATAAATCCGCATCTCCCCATGGTCTATACAAAAAACGCGGTTGACCAGGAAGCGCAGAAAATGCCGGTATAGGTAGTGATTGCCTGATCAGCCATTTCAATGATCCGCGGGTCAATGCGGTTCATGAAGTCGCGGTCATGACTGATTATGGAACCTGCCCACAATCCGTTTCAGACGGACATGGGCAACATTGATATCAGCGAGGCAGGCAAAGGCCTTGATTTTCTCAGCATTGGCCAGATCAAAACCGCTGCGCAAAGGGTGCGGCCCCAGCAGGGCGCGGACAAAGGCGCGGTCCAGCCGATCGCCTGGCTCATCAGACTGGTTGGTATCCGACAGGTCATACCAGGCACGGAATTGTGACTCAGCCATTGCCTTGCGTATCTCCTGTTTGAGAGCCATTGTCGCGGCAAAACCGTGCCGGAACAGATCATTTATGCACCAGACATCCAGAAGCTCGGAGGCCCTGGCGCCTGCTTCCGGGCCATCCGGCGGACAATCGGGTTGCTGTTTGGCCAGCAATGATTCCAGACCCAGGGAGATGGTGTCCCGCACCCGTTCGGCAATGTCGGCAATCTGTTTAATGTCATGGGTTTTTTCGCCATAGGCGACAATGGCGCTGTTTATCGCCCAAACAATTTCCTGCTCCAGGCGGGACAGACTTTCCTGGTCAGTAACCAGAGACAGGGCCTGCTGAAGCAGGGTGGTCTCGATCAAGGGGGCGGCATACACCGACGGAATCCGGGTATTGATAATGTCTATGGGCTTCTGCGGCAGGGTCAACGGTTGACTAGCCGGTCGGGAGAAGAGAACTGTGGCCTCGTCCGGTGGCACAAAACCGATATCCTGCATACGGCCGTTGCGGAACCGCAAGGCTTCTTCTTCGATCTGGGTCTGGGTATCCACCCGAACCCCCCGAAGGAGTTGGTGGGCTGCAATGGGATCGTACTGATACAACGCATCCAACACAGCAAAGGGATGGACCTTCAGCGCCACCTCCTCTTTCAACTCCACAATAAAAAAACCATCCGGGGTCATGGCACGGGACATGTCACCCTCTTCCACTTCAGGAACCTGATCAGTATCCGGATCAAACACCGTCATCGTCTGGGTCAGAAAAAGGAGCTGCACCACATAGTCCAGGGAGAAAAAAGTCCTGGCCAGAGTATCCGCCCCGTCCTGCGCAAAAGCAGTCAGCCATTCATCAAGACTTTCCGCTGCAAAATCGTAACGGTTCCAGCAATCCAGATCAATACCGGTCTGCAATTGTTCGTGACTCAACTCAAGAAGGATGGGCAGGGCATGGTCCAGACCGATCTCCCTGACGATATAGTATGCTTCCAGAGGTTCGAGATCTGCGACCTCCTCAGCCAGATCAGTTGCGGCCAGAAGCCGCTCGCCCCGACGGGTCAGAGCACGGGTCAGATCGGCACGGAACGGGGTTAATTCTATGATATTATTATCAGTCATGTTTTCATCTCAGTTGAGTGGTTCAGTTTATGATTGCATTAACTTCACGATGCAACCCTCTGTCTTTTCATTAATTTCTTTGACATCCCCTTTACCCTTTCCTGTACTTGCTGTACGGGAATATTGCGCTGGAAACGCTGCCGGTAGGTGCAGCGCCGGCAAAGAGGATCCTCCAACCGCTGCCGGGCAAAGCCTTCGCGGATCATCACAGCACGGGGGTCGGCAAGAATTTCATCCAGAGCCGCCTGAAAAATATTGCCCAACGGGATATCGCCTTCGGCATCCAGACAGCAGGGCACCACCGTACCGTCCACCAGAATGGCGATATGGTCCCGCAGGCCGCGGCAATATCCGTGCGCCCCCGGTTCCGGAGCCGGGGCATGGGGCCAGGTAAAACGGCGCGCCCGGCTCAAAAAAACCTGCGGTGCCAGAATAATGCCGCGCCCGGTGGAAAAATCCTCGGCAAGGGGCACCGGCATCCCGAAATGATTTTCAAGGCGCTGGAGCACCAGGCTGCCCGTGTCCTGCTTACCCGGAGCTGAATCCTGCTGCTGGTTCCACAGCCGCAGGTTGATGAACAGCTGCGTGGCAGGAACCGCCGCCACAATGAAATCAAAGATCCCGGCCAGATAAGCATCCAGGGCAGCGTCCCCCGACTGTTCAAAACTGTGCAGGGAGATATTGATCTGCCGCAGGGCCGGTTGCCGGAGCAGCATCTCCCGGTGCCGGGAAAGCAGCATGCCGTTGGTGGACAGATTAACCCGCAGACCATATTCCCGGCTCATGGCCAGGAAGGGCTCCAATTCGGGATGGAGCAGCGCCTCGCCGAGGACATGCAGGGAAATATACTCGGTATTGCCGCTGATCTTCCGGAGGATTTCCTCAAAAGCCGCCAATTGCATGAAAGCCTTGGGACGCTTGCCGGGCTCACAGAAACTGCAGGCGAGATTGCAACGGTTGGTGATCTCAATATATATTTTTTTGAACTTTTTCAATGGGGATAAACCAGCCCGACGACAAGGGGCTTCGGAATATAAGTTTGTTTTACTACTGGGACAATAAAAAGCAAGATGAGAACCATCTGCACCAGATACACAGCATCATACCATTTTTTGGGGTATTGAACTAAAGAAAAATCATGGTTTCCACTAAGCTTAAGCCCACAGACAACGCACCCTATCTGATGACAATGCACCGCTGTCTTGATTCAACCCTGCTGATTCTGGCACGAAACCTGCTGTTGCCGGTTATCTTTCTCTTTATTATTCACATAATGATCGGCAATGATGCCATTCTCATCGTAATTCCCCTTTCCGAACTGGTCACCTTTTTTATCTCCATTTACCTGCTGTATAAACATAGTCCGAAAAATCTGATCAATAATGCTGGAGGCCTTGAAATTATCCCGGCGTAATACCTTGCGGCTTCGGCAAATCAGCAGCAACAAAAGCCCGACGCGGATTCCAGAATCGCTATTGACTTGCCTATATCCCTTCTGTATTTTGGGTAACAAATGAAAAATCTCTTTGTTGCCCTGCAAGTATTGCCAGATTACCGCCCTTTCCAGAAGATCACCACCGGCATACTCTGCAGCCTTTTCTTTGTCGCCTGCGCGCCGGTGGGCCCTGATTTCCAGCCCCCTGAGCCGCAGACCCCGGCAAGTTGGCAGAGCGAGCCTGCTGGAGGGCTGTCGGTGGAGGCCCTTGACCCGGCGAATCTGGCCCATTGGTGGACCAACTTCAACGACCCGGTGCTCTCCGACCTCATTGCACGGGCGGTGGACGGCAACCTTGACCTGCAACTGGCCCAGTCCCGTCTGCAGGAGGCCAGGGCCCGCCTGGGGTTAACCAGGGCTGATAATTTTCCAACCCTGGACGCCACCGGCTCTGCTACCCGAAGCCGCAGCCACAGCCAGACCCAGAATCACTTTGCCCTGGGCTTCGATGCAAGCTGGGAACTGGACATCTTCGGCGGACTGCGCCGCACTCTGGAGGCGAGCCAGGCTGACCTTGACGCGGTCAGGGAGGATCTGCGTGATGTTCTTGTCAGTCTGCTGGGCGAGGTGGCAGGCAACT
The window above is part of the Pseudomonadota bacterium genome. Proteins encoded here:
- a CDS encoding helix-hairpin-helix domain-containing protein, whose translation is NEAGRQVALAVEDSYKRLLGPSLENDLRNALKERADGEAIRVFAENLRGLLLAPPMGQKRVMALDPGFRTGAKLVCLDAQGKLLHFTTIYPTLSAQKIIDADRIVRELCNKYRIEAIAIGNGTAGRETETFVRALQLPGDIMITMVDESGASIYSASETARAEFPDHDLTVRGAVSIGRRLQDPLAELVKLDPKAIGVGQYQHDVNQAALKKGLEDVVESCVNSVGVEVNTASLELLTYVSSLGPVLAGNIIAYRNENGPFDSRRQLLKVPRLGAKAFEQCAGFLRIQGAKNPLDCSAVHPEQYPIVEQMARDTGCMVMDLIKDEDIRKQIDMNRYVSESIGLPTLSDIMAELAKPGRDPREVFAVFAFAKGINAVEDLHPGMKLPGIVTNVTKFGAFVDIGVHQDGLIHISQLADRFIKDPSEVVKVRQQVMVRVLEIDLPRKRIALSLRDM
- a CDS encoding HD domain-containing protein, with product MNTLPLLIIAAVITGSLFIAVSLILHLKASRHIPHELFSKWRLMSGLMSFFLTGYLLFLIIQILQIKFPLEILTSSVFLGGGLFVLVITRITLRALEQVAAHERELEGINKELTQTNLELVQAYDSTIAGWGHALDLRDRETEGHSQRVASLTGKIAREIGMTEANLVHLNRGALLHDIGKMAISDKVLLKKGELTAEERQIMQQHPLHAFKMLSSIEYLQPALDIPYSHHERWDGSGYPQGLKGKEIPLGARIFAVADTWDALTSERRYHEAWPIEKACAHIKSRAGSHFDPEVVEVFLKLVCSSEE
- a CDS encoding GntR family transcriptional regulator, with the protein product MAEIGRINKLTIKRMLDFGAHLDGGEEGDILLAKRDIPRGGEPGDEVEVFVYKDAEDRLLATTQKPYATVGRFAKLRVKAQSPSGAYLDWGMQKDLLVPKREQQTRMEEGKSYVVYVFLDEKTNRIAASSKLDKFLDLQPPEYEEGQEVDLLIYGQSDLGYTAIVDHAHLGMVYKNEVFQKLSIGQEIRGYIKKVREDLKIDLSLQPSGYKKIDDVSKGILATLKDHGGRIAVTDKTPPEEIYALFGISKKTFKKAIGALYKRRLITMDDKGIRLARR
- a CDS encoding YwbE family protein — translated: MDGTKRADIKTGAAVYIVLKEDQRTGKLTRGIVKDILTKSPTHPHGIKVRLESGAVGRVKKISAPEAVDD
- a CDS encoding serine/threonine protein kinase, yielding MNIFEESKQQTAFHRLTPDRVITLVEKALGRRCTNLCRPLNSYINRVYELQAEDGKGLVAKFYRPGRWSKDALQDEHDFLLELAGQEIPVIAPIMLLGGGTLGRYENIYFTVFPKTGGRSFDEYNDDQWMELGHLLGRTHNVGAMHLPKDRLTMAPDRSTRQQVDYILAGSFIPADMLGGFRDLTDTLINEISPLFDKTGMIRIHGDCHFSNLIYRPDESFFIIDFDDMVVGPPVQDFWMLLPGHQQESRRELGAFLEGYEMFRDFDYGSLRLIEPLRAMRFIHYTAWCAHQFAEDGETRVAADFGSRHYWQTEMNDLADQLDLIVKGNGG
- a CDS encoding spermidine synthase, with translation MAQPWRTVDSIDTNEGLLDLRQRGEKDFLITIDSRVLMNSSANMSEIVLSELACEPLKNIKSPRVLVGGLGMGFTLKAALDNLPADAEVVVAELNPIMVKWCQGPIAHLTGGAVDDPRVRVVIDDVASVIRSAAMKGKKNRFDAIILDLYEGPYEGDRGRGEYLYGDMALELSSSALKAGGVFAVWSEDPDKAFEKRLQGARFVVNRQRPGRGGRRHVVYIARKTSM
- a CDS encoding tRNA-dihydrouridine synthase family protein — its product is MLAPMQGLTNRALRAVFINRVRPDVVFTEYVRVQSSNRKCISSTDRREIADDCQTTPLVVQLIGSNIDYLVAAAETVQELGAQHLNINLGCPYGRMTKNTAGGSLLKYPAGLPLMLESLRKIITGSFSVKIRSGYDDPSQLLSLIPMFEDCGIDFLIVHPRTVVQRFSGLADHAVTAAVVRKTSLPVIANGDIYSAADGDRVSQTGAAGLMLGRGAIADPLLFERLRGNYPATSSMEKRGSELREYLQELLVRYQGLFCGDQQILSKMKDVLGYVNDPCFSEQLRTLRRTKRLAEFSELLAAFSWVSSEIN
- a CDS encoding radical SAM protein → MRKIAFGYSTRCNIKCEHCVATEDLPAATKMDHDTAKEIIVEMARAGVGALSFSAGEPFLDFTEITQLVKLCSELGIYTRIVTNSFWAKTAETADQHITELKENGLCQLRLSYSRWHQKNISRDNVLHAAGSCRKLGLDYFISFVTDFSPEDDAHEQFLREHNLTFFPEPVIYAGRAGSFKRRNIRTDYQANCCTMNPYLTPNLDMYACCDAGSHFPETNFFYLGNLSGNTIEQLFPKTETDRLHNLIRTMGITSIASYAGIKAREIITYSKCELCRKLFNSPEMVSRLRAEVSKLEAWSR
- a CDS encoding SPASM domain-containing protein; translation: MKKFKKIYIEITNRCNLACSFCEPGKRPKAFMQLAAFEEILRKISGNTEYISLHVLGEALLHPELEPFLAMSREYGLRVNLSTNGMLLSRHREMLLRQPALRQINISLHSFEQSGDAALDAYLAGIFDFIVAAVPATQLFINLRLWNQQQDSAPGKQDTGSLVLQRLENHFGMPVPLAEDFSTGRGIILAPQVFLSRARRFTWPHAPAPEPGAHGYCRGLRDHIAILVDGTVVPCCLDAEGDIPLGNIFQAALDEILADPRAVMIREGFARQRLEDPLCRRCTYRQRFQRNIPVQQVQERVKGMSKKLMKRQRVAS